One genomic segment of Verrucomicrobiota bacterium includes these proteins:
- a CDS encoding tetratricopeptide repeat protein has protein sequence MKRNRQRKQQTPASEASGSPTPPAAAAPAVKRRWVFALIAMVALPLLCLAGIEVALRLAGSGYPTRFLLPRTTGGQEVRIANEKFGWRFFPRQLARRPLPLSINAEKPAGTFRIFVFGESAAMGDPEPAFGFSRILEVLLRERFPGARFEVVNVAFTAINSHVILPIARECAGQQGDLWIVYMGNNEVMGPFGAGTIFSAQAPPLPVIRASLALKRLQLGQWADQTVERLFGASSQTQSWAGMEMFLEQQIRQDDARLSRVYDHFRRNLEDIVQIGIRSGARVIVSSVASNLKDCAPLASLHSPHLNESQISEWDRAYSDAAALENSGQFAKAISAYGAAEWIDAGFAELQFRLARCHAALTNQVEARRRFDRARDLDTLRFRADTRLNALTKQLAASREDAGVYWLDAMETLAQASADGIPGDEFFFDHVHLTFEGNYHLARALAQGTLRALPSGISRNDKGSWASAELCAQRLALTAWSRYAMHETMLRRLSSAPFTNQLNYAARRQRSLEKLRELRPGAEPAALGAAVEVFKEALTRMPDDVMLRENFAKLLHARGDFEAALGQFQRVIELWPHDPSGYYNAGAVRRAQGKITEAAQYFQQALKVNPDYGEAHFGLGMIALSQERRAESVGSFMAAIRLRPGLWEAHLNLALALEKLGDSSRAIGHFTEALRLQPNSHVAHLRLGDLQAQQGDRMSALQHYSDAARAQPETVLGEFNRLVQSQPQDALAHFKLANALAAVGRSTDAMESLRQVVRLKNDFWEARYLLGVELATQERLPEAQAQFAEAVRLRPDFALAHLNLGVALAKQARLREAAVHFQETLRLQPANRQAKQFLQTIQSLTNAAPRPKSGNGD, from the coding sequence TTGAAACGAAATCGGCAGCGCAAGCAACAGACTCCTGCTTCAGAGGCGTCCGGTTCCCCCACCCCGCCTGCTGCCGCCGCGCCAGCCGTCAAACGCCGCTGGGTGTTTGCCCTGATCGCAATGGTTGCTCTGCCTTTGCTTTGTCTGGCGGGAATTGAAGTCGCGCTACGCCTCGCAGGGTCCGGATATCCGACCCGCTTTCTCCTCCCCCGCACCACGGGCGGCCAGGAAGTTCGGATTGCCAATGAAAAATTCGGCTGGAGATTTTTTCCCCGCCAACTGGCTCGGCGCCCGCTTCCGCTGAGCATCAATGCGGAGAAGCCTGCCGGCACGTTCCGCATTTTTGTCTTCGGTGAATCGGCCGCCATGGGAGACCCGGAACCGGCGTTTGGCTTCAGCCGTATCCTGGAAGTGCTCTTGCGCGAACGGTTCCCCGGCGCGCGATTCGAGGTCGTCAACGTCGCGTTCACCGCCATCAACTCCCATGTCATCCTTCCGATCGCCCGCGAATGCGCCGGTCAACAAGGTGATCTCTGGATCGTGTACATGGGCAACAACGAAGTCATGGGACCCTTCGGCGCCGGAACGATCTTCAGCGCGCAGGCGCCTCCTTTGCCAGTGATCCGAGCCAGCCTGGCCCTCAAGAGGCTCCAGCTCGGCCAATGGGCGGATCAAACGGTGGAGCGTCTTTTCGGCGCCTCGTCACAAACTCAATCCTGGGCAGGCATGGAAATGTTCCTCGAACAACAAATCCGTCAAGACGACGCGCGCCTCAGCCGGGTCTATGATCATTTCCGCCGGAACTTGGAGGACATTGTTCAAATTGGCATCCGCAGCGGCGCGAGAGTCATCGTCAGCTCGGTGGCCAGCAACCTCAAAGATTGCGCCCCGCTGGCGTCGCTCCACAGTCCTCATCTGAACGAGAGCCAGATTTCCGAATGGGACCGGGCTTACAGCGATGCCGCCGCGCTGGAAAACTCAGGGCAATTCGCCAAAGCAATCTCGGCCTACGGGGCCGCCGAGTGGATCGATGCCGGATTCGCGGAATTGCAGTTTCGCCTGGCACGATGCCATGCCGCCTTGACGAATCAGGTGGAAGCCCGGCGCCGATTCGACCGGGCGCGCGATTTGGACACGCTGCGTTTCCGCGCGGACACTCGCCTTAACGCCCTCACCAAGCAGCTCGCTGCCAGCCGCGAAGATGCCGGAGTTTATTGGTTGGACGCGATGGAGACGCTCGCTCAGGCGAGCGCCGACGGGATTCCGGGTGACGAATTCTTCTTCGATCACGTGCATCTGACGTTTGAAGGCAATTATCACTTGGCGCGGGCACTGGCTCAGGGGACGCTTCGCGCTTTGCCGTCGGGAATCTCCCGGAACGACAAAGGATCGTGGGCCTCGGCAGAACTTTGCGCGCAGCGGCTCGCGCTCACTGCCTGGAGCCGATACGCGATGCACGAAACCATGTTGCGGCGGCTGTCCTCGGCTCCCTTCACCAATCAACTCAATTACGCCGCGCGCCGCCAGCGGTCCCTGGAAAAGCTGCGCGAACTGCGTCCGGGCGCGGAACCCGCAGCGCTTGGTGCAGCGGTGGAGGTTTTCAAGGAAGCTCTCACGCGCATGCCGGACGACGTGATGTTGCGCGAGAATTTCGCAAAACTCCTGCACGCGCGCGGCGATTTCGAGGCCGCGCTGGGGCAATTCCAGCGGGTTATCGAACTTTGGCCGCACGATCCGTCCGGCTACTACAATGCCGGTGCCGTTCGGCGCGCGCAGGGCAAGATCACCGAAGCCGCGCAATACTTTCAGCAAGCCTTGAAAGTGAACCCGGACTATGGGGAGGCGCACTTCGGCCTGGGCATGATTGCCCTGAGCCAGGAACGAAGGGCGGAATCCGTCGGTTCGTTTATGGCGGCGATTCGCCTTCGGCCCGGACTTTGGGAAGCTCACCTGAATCTCGCGCTCGCCTTGGAAAAGCTAGGCGATTCGAGCCGGGCGATTGGGCATTTCACCGAAGCTCTGCGGCTGCAACCGAATTCTCACGTGGCTCATCTGCGTCTCGGGGACCTCCAGGCGCAGCAGGGCGACCGAATGTCCGCCCTGCAGCATTACTCCGATGCCGCCCGCGCGCAGCCGGAAACTGTCCTGGGGGAATTCAACCGGCTCGTGCAGTCGCAACCGCAAGACGCGCTCGCTCACTTCAAGTTGGCCAATGCGCTCGCGGCGGTTGGCCGCAGCACGGATGCGATGGAAAGTCTGCGTCAGGTCGTGCGCCTGAAAAACGATTTTTGGGAAGCGCGCTATCTGCTCGGCGTCGAATTGGCGACGCAGGAGCGGCTTCCCGAAGCGCAGGCGCAATTCGCCGAGGCAGTTCGGCTGCGGCCAGACTTTGCCCTGGCGCACTTGAATCTCGGGGTGGCCCTGGCCAAACAAGCGCGGCTACGCGAAGCGGCGGTCCACTTTCAGGAAACGCTGCGCCTCCAACCGGCCAATCGACAGGCGAAACAATTCCTCCAAACCATCCAGTCCCTCACCAACGCCGCGCCGCGTCCGAAATCTGGAAACGGCGATTAA
- a CDS encoding c-type cytochrome, with translation MKQPLLWLVFLASSLPVSAAPSDPPLRVFIRAGVKTHGPGQHDHPRFLKDWTKLLAERGAKADGAMDFPTESQLAATDVLAMFAAEAATIKPDQRGYLDKFLKRGGGLVVIHDAICGTDPHWFKTVAGGAWEHRHSKWYEGDVGIYFLDKEHPITRGLSNFEFKDEIYYDLHMVPGAKILASSFHSVFDLAPQMWVYEKDNYRAFVCIQGHEYSSFNLPHFRAILLRGIAWAGKRDADLLVNKEEFASLKYPEGGPTAPEKAAAKINAPSEFNISLIASEPLIEKVMSLDWDERGRLWVAETPEYPNGRRINKNDNMVALWRETNPQLFQGELENRPARDRISVLEDSDGDGVMDKKTVFYEGLELVTSLVLYHDGVIVTQAPDIYWLRDTNGDGQADKKVTLYTGMGDFDTHAVISNLRWGMDGWVYATLGYSAGHPKSPDGTRDFGIVTSGVVRFKPDGSAFEQVSSKGGNTWGLDFAADGELFFTQATSGDHLNHVVVPENILARGKVGSTASFKPMQDHTKSFPTMTHKKQAYVQIDVVGGFTAAAGSTIYTGGAWPAQYDGAHFLSEPTINIVHLDLIKPSGATYLATKDRAEEEFIAGTDLWFRPIHTRVGPDGALYIVDFYNQAVIHNDTRGPKHGAGNAAVRPDRDHHFARIWRLQHKEAKKLDAPKLTRHSLAGLVKALEHPNGFVRTTAHRLLAEMQNPDVVRPLQQLAESDKPASARIHALWILQNLGRISPDVLEAAIADSDAAVRKNALRIAGENPRLLGPDLRKSILSRVKDTAARARLQALVALGSLPPDKEIANAIVSVYPDLKDAWSESVAVGVGAKAPLLFVEAALAAKSASALDSFVAAVSEQVGGKQDAALAFRMTLSVLSGPAAADALKRTAFERLAAALKPEIAPAWTPELQKAFQTSLTSASDIVVGAVLPLVVRWDKKGGMTANLKPLIQKMADKVNDSRLSDSERARVAGSLLGVRQLNPEVVGNVAQILGSGSSATLQRQVIEALGNTPDAAMGAPMVAAFPKLSAELQSLAFNQLIKRADWSQALVRAIQEEKISLTTLGPAAVHRLRAHSNKEVALRAGEVIDEIRGPEIKEKDTLIAKLLPEVQRPGNAENGRQLFTQNCATCHKFNGQGSDLAPDLTGMGAHGPAELLTHVLDPNRVVEPNFVAHSVETKDGQVFDGIVARENQASVVLRNAQGELDLKRENIRSQRSTGLSLMPDGFESLGAAGLQDLLAYIRAGEGKYRVLDLGGAFTANSSRGIYGSEDAVNESLRFTRFGLVRVADVPFEVVSPTKSGSGNNVVVLKGGRGFAKTLNQRVEIKAGVAASKLHFLGGVGGWAWPCCGDNKNENVPVAKVTVLYADQEREEIILRNGQEIADYNGKHDVPGSQEALGLVKYGQVRWFSKPLKRQAVIDRITLESYDNAVAPTFAAITAELAAADVSRRDTVASTSEQSSPRVLPSGGAKVLIVGGGSAHNFLRWFNEADVATLKGIDGVEVNYTEDVNTILPALNQLRVLYLSNNQPMTNKALRNGIFGFADSGRGLLLVHAANWYNWRDWPEYNRALVSGGTRSHDKFGEFEVTVDEPGHPIMASVPATFQISDELYHFQKDAEGPSIQVLATGKNSVSGKTYPVVWIVSHPKARIVCCTLGHDGAAHEHPAYQAILRNAVKWAARKE, from the coding sequence ATGAAACAACCTCTGCTCTGGCTCGTTTTCCTGGCTTCCTCCCTCCCCGTTTCGGCCGCCCCAAGCGATCCTCCCCTCCGCGTTTTCATCCGCGCCGGGGTCAAGACGCACGGGCCGGGCCAGCACGATCATCCGCGCTTCCTCAAGGATTGGACCAAGCTGCTCGCCGAGCGCGGCGCGAAGGCCGACGGCGCGATGGATTTCCCCACCGAAAGCCAGCTCGCCGCTACCGACGTCCTCGCGATGTTCGCGGCCGAGGCAGCGACCATCAAACCGGACCAACGCGGTTACCTCGACAAATTCCTCAAACGCGGCGGCGGCCTGGTCGTGATCCACGACGCGATTTGCGGCACGGATCCGCACTGGTTCAAAACGGTCGCCGGCGGCGCGTGGGAACACCGGCATTCCAAGTGGTATGAAGGCGACGTCGGAATTTACTTCCTGGACAAGGAGCATCCGATCACGCGCGGCCTTTCCAACTTCGAGTTCAAGGACGAGATTTATTACGACCTGCACATGGTGCCGGGCGCGAAAATCCTCGCATCCTCTTTTCACTCCGTCTTCGATCTCGCGCCGCAGATGTGGGTTTATGAGAAGGACAACTATCGCGCCTTCGTCTGCATCCAGGGCCACGAATACTCGTCGTTCAATCTGCCGCATTTCCGGGCGATTCTGCTGCGCGGCATCGCCTGGGCCGGCAAACGCGACGCCGACCTTCTCGTGAACAAAGAGGAATTCGCCAGTCTCAAGTATCCCGAAGGCGGCCCGACCGCGCCGGAAAAGGCCGCGGCCAAAATCAACGCCCCTTCCGAGTTCAACATCAGCCTCATCGCCTCCGAGCCGCTCATCGAAAAAGTCATGTCTCTGGACTGGGACGAGCGTGGACGTCTCTGGGTTGCGGAAACGCCCGAATACCCCAACGGCCGGCGCATCAACAAAAACGACAACATGGTCGCGCTTTGGCGGGAAACGAATCCGCAGTTGTTCCAGGGCGAACTGGAAAACAGGCCCGCGCGCGATCGCATCTCCGTCCTCGAAGATTCGGATGGCGACGGTGTGATGGACAAGAAAACCGTCTTCTATGAAGGCCTGGAGTTGGTGACCAGCCTCGTGCTTTACCATGACGGCGTCATCGTCACGCAAGCGCCGGACATTTACTGGCTGCGCGACACCAACGGCGACGGGCAAGCCGATAAGAAGGTCACGCTTTACACCGGCATGGGCGATTTCGACACGCACGCGGTCATCAGCAACCTCCGCTGGGGCATGGACGGTTGGGTTTACGCGACGCTCGGCTACAGCGCGGGCCATCCGAAATCTCCGGACGGGACGAGAGATTTCGGAATCGTCACTTCAGGAGTGGTTCGCTTCAAACCGGACGGCAGCGCGTTCGAGCAGGTCTCATCGAAGGGCGGGAACACATGGGGATTGGATTTCGCGGCGGATGGCGAACTGTTTTTCACGCAGGCTACCAGCGGCGATCACTTGAATCACGTCGTCGTGCCCGAGAACATTCTGGCCCGAGGCAAGGTGGGTTCCACCGCGAGTTTCAAGCCGATGCAAGACCACACGAAATCGTTCCCCACGATGACGCACAAGAAACAGGCTTACGTGCAGATCGACGTGGTGGGCGGATTCACGGCGGCGGCAGGCTCCACGATTTACACCGGGGGCGCGTGGCCGGCGCAATACGACGGCGCGCATTTTCTTTCGGAGCCGACCATCAACATCGTCCACCTCGACTTGATCAAACCGAGCGGCGCGACTTACCTCGCAACGAAGGATCGCGCGGAAGAGGAATTCATCGCCGGCACGGACCTCTGGTTCCGGCCCATCCACACGCGTGTCGGTCCGGACGGCGCGCTTTACATCGTCGATTTCTACAATCAGGCGGTCATCCACAATGACACGCGCGGCCCCAAACACGGCGCGGGCAACGCGGCCGTGCGGCCGGACCGCGATCATCACTTTGCCCGCATCTGGCGCCTCCAGCACAAGGAAGCCAAGAAACTCGACGCACCGAAGCTCACCCGCCACAGCCTCGCCGGCCTGGTCAAAGCGTTGGAACACCCCAATGGCTTTGTGCGCACGACGGCCCATCGGCTGCTCGCGGAGATGCAGAATCCGGATGTGGTTCGTCCGCTTCAACAACTGGCGGAATCAGACAAGCCAGCCTCGGCGCGGATTCATGCGCTGTGGATTTTGCAGAACCTGGGGCGCATTTCGCCCGACGTTCTCGAGGCGGCCATCGCAGATTCGGACGCCGCCGTGCGAAAAAATGCCCTTCGTATCGCCGGAGAAAATCCGCGGCTTCTCGGTCCGGACCTGAGGAAGTCGATTCTCAGCCGCGTCAAGGACACCGCTGCGCGCGCGCGGCTGCAAGCGTTGGTCGCGCTGGGATCGCTGCCGCCGGACAAGGAAATCGCGAACGCGATCGTCTCGGTCTATCCCGATCTGAAGGACGCCTGGTCGGAGTCCGTGGCCGTGGGTGTCGGCGCCAAAGCGCCGCTGCTGTTCGTGGAGGCTGCTTTGGCAGCGAAGTCGGCCTCCGCGCTGGATTCATTCGTTGCCGCCGTGAGCGAGCAGGTCGGCGGCAAACAGGACGCCGCTTTGGCTTTTCGGATGACTCTTTCGGTTTTGAGCGGTCCCGCCGCTGCGGACGCTCTCAAGCGAACTGCGTTTGAGAGACTGGCCGCGGCGCTCAAGCCGGAAATCGCGCCCGCGTGGACACCGGAATTGCAGAAAGCTTTTCAGACTTCTCTGACCTCGGCGTCGGACATCGTGGTTGGAGCGGTTCTGCCGCTGGTCGTGCGTTGGGACAAGAAAGGCGGGATGACCGCCAACTTGAAACCGCTCATTCAAAAAATGGCGGACAAAGTCAACGACAGCAGACTTTCGGATTCCGAGCGCGCTCGCGTCGCCGGCAGTTTGCTCGGCGTGCGACAATTGAATCCGGAGGTGGTGGGGAACGTGGCGCAGATTCTGGGATCGGGCAGTTCAGCCACCCTGCAGCGCCAAGTGATCGAAGCCCTGGGCAACACGCCGGACGCGGCGATGGGCGCGCCGATGGTCGCGGCGTTTCCGAAATTGTCGGCGGAACTGCAATCGCTCGCTTTCAATCAATTGATCAAACGCGCCGACTGGTCGCAGGCGCTGGTTCGGGCTATCCAAGAGGAAAAGATTTCGCTCACGACCCTCGGCCCGGCTGCCGTGCACCGGCTGCGCGCGCACAGCAACAAGGAAGTCGCTCTGCGCGCCGGCGAGGTCATCGATGAAATCCGCGGTCCGGAGATCAAGGAAAAGGACACGCTGATTGCGAAATTGCTTCCGGAAGTGCAAAGGCCGGGCAACGCCGAGAACGGCCGGCAGCTTTTCACGCAGAATTGCGCGACCTGCCACAAGTTCAACGGCCAGGGCAGCGACCTCGCGCCGGACCTGACCGGCATGGGCGCGCACGGCCCGGCGGAATTGCTCACGCACGTCCTCGATCCCAATCGCGTCGTGGAGCCGAATTTCGTCGCGCACAGCGTCGAAACCAAAGACGGCCAGGTGTTCGACGGGATTGTCGCGCGCGAGAATCAGGCCAGCGTCGTGTTGCGCAACGCCCAGGGCGAACTGGACCTCAAGCGCGAGAACATCCGCAGCCAGCGTTCCACGGGCCTGTCGCTGATGCCGGACGGCTTCGAGTCGTTGGGCGCGGCCGGACTGCAAGATTTGCTGGCCTACATTCGCGCCGGGGAAGGCAAGTATCGCGTCCTCGACCTCGGCGGCGCCTTCACGGCCAACAGTTCGCGCGGGATTTACGGGAGCGAGGACGCGGTCAATGAATCCTTGCGCTTCACGCGCTTTGGTTTGGTGCGCGTGGCGGATGTGCCGTTCGAGGTCGTCAGCCCTACCAAGAGCGGAAGCGGCAACAACGTCGTCGTGCTCAAGGGCGGCCGCGGGTTCGCCAAAACGCTGAATCAGCGCGTCGAAATCAAAGCCGGCGTGGCGGCGAGCAAACTGCATTTCCTCGGCGGCGTCGGCGGCTGGGCCTGGCCGTGTTGCGGCGACAACAAAAACGAAAACGTGCCGGTGGCCAAGGTCACCGTTCTTTACGCGGATCAGGAGCGCGAGGAGATCATTCTGCGGAATGGTCAGGAAATTGCGGATTACAACGGCAAGCATGACGTGCCCGGATCGCAAGAGGCCCTTGGTTTGGTCAAATACGGGCAGGTGCGCTGGTTCAGCAAGCCGTTGAAACGACAGGCGGTCATTGACCGAATCACTCTGGAAAGCTACGACAACGCGGTGGCGCCAACATTTGCCGCGATCACCGCCGAACTCGCAGCCGCCGACGTGAGTCGGCGGGATACCGTGGCTTCTACGAGCGAACAAAGCTCGCCCCGCGTCCTGCCGAGCGGCGGGGCAAAAGTGTTGATCGTGGGCGGCGGCAGCGCCCACAATTTCCTGCGCTGGTTCAACGAAGCGGACGTCGCCACGTTGAAGGGGATCGACGGCGTAGAGGTGAATTACACCGAGGACGTCAACACCATCCTCCCCGCGCTGAATCAGCTTCGAGTGCTTTACCTGAGCAACAACCAACCGATGACGAACAAAGCGCTCCGGAACGGGATCTTCGGGTTCGCGGATTCCGGCCGGGGGCTTCTGCTCGTTCACGCGGCGAATTGGTACAACTGGCGCGACTGGCCGGAATACAACCGCGCTTTGGTCAGCGGCGGCACCCGCAGCCACGACAAGTTCGGCGAGTTTGAAGTCACCGTGGATGAACCCGGCCATCCGATCATGGCGAGCGTGCCCGCGACTTTCCAGATTTCCGACGAGCTGTATCACTTCCAGAAAGACGCGGAAGGGCCGTCGATCCAGGTGCTGGCCACGGGCAAGAATTCGGTCTCCGGCAAAACGTACCCCGTGGTGTGGATCGTGAGCCATCCCAAGGCGCGCATCGTCTGTTGCACGCTGGGCCACGACGGCGCGGCCCACGAACACCCGGCCTATCAGGCCATTCTGCGCAATGCGGTGAAGTGGGCGGCGAGGAAGGAGTGA
- a CDS encoding nucleotidyl transferase AbiEii/AbiGii toxin family protein → MLPPAQRRLWTELETVPPHFVLYGGTAIALRLGHRQSIDLDFFSTEPFDPAQLFQNIALLRGARRLQSRLNTLTVEIDRGGLVEVSFFGGLSLGRVGDLEMAEGHTVPIASLLDLAGLKAAVVLERAMSKDYLDMAALLKSGISLPRALGAARALYGEQFNPMITLKALSYFADGDLPKLPDDVKGFLSEQASQVRAIPAVPRLSDRIGP, encoded by the coding sequence ATTCTGCCTCCGGCGCAGAGGCGGCTGTGGACCGAATTGGAAACGGTTCCACCGCATTTTGTGCTCTATGGCGGAACTGCAATCGCACTCCGTTTGGGGCATCGCCAATCGATCGATCTGGATTTTTTCTCGACGGAGCCTTTCGATCCCGCACAACTCTTTCAAAACATCGCGCTGTTGCGCGGCGCGCGGCGACTGCAATCCCGCCTCAACACGTTGACAGTTGAAATCGATCGCGGCGGCCTGGTAGAGGTGTCCTTCTTTGGCGGGTTGTCGTTGGGGCGGGTCGGCGATCTGGAAATGGCGGAAGGGCACACCGTGCCAATCGCCTCTTTGCTGGATTTGGCCGGACTCAAAGCGGCCGTCGTCTTGGAGCGCGCCATGAGTAAAGACTACCTGGACATGGCGGCGCTCCTGAAATCGGGCATTTCATTGCCGCGGGCTCTGGGAGCAGCCCGCGCGCTCTATGGCGAGCAGTTCAATCCCATGATCACGCTCAAGGCGCTGAGCTACTTCGCCGACGGCGATTTACCGAAGTTGCCGGACGACGTGAAAGGTTTCCTGAGCGAGCAAGCCAGCCAGGTGCGCGCCATTCCCGCCGTCCCGCGATTGTCGGATCGAATTGGCCCATGA
- a CDS encoding type II secretion system protein, with amino-acid sequence MVNWAPSPWGEGRVRGKVAHTFPCAQGLPVTPIRLATWPRRILVNPRGFTLIELLVVIGIIGILAGMLMPSLVRAKQKANAVKCLNHLRQLELSLTMYGDEHNGEFPLRRREPTHWVSTLKPYYVEPAVLKCPSDRFGQDRSYIINGWNDYFQSTLAAEDYQAFTNWSWPHGMKSACIPNPAETITFGEKKSTSRHVHMDFSQGRGNDIEQVEQGRHGGGGPESGGSNFAFADGSIRFLRYGHSLKPVNLWAVTEEWRNATAKLP; translated from the coding sequence ATGGTGAATTGGGCGCCCTCTCCTTGGGGAGAGGGCAGGGTGAGGGGAAAGGTGGCGCACACTTTCCCCTGCGCTCAAGGTTTGCCGGTCACGCCAATTCGATTGGCCACCTGGCCGCGTCGAATTCTCGTCAATCCGCGCGGCTTCACGCTGATTGAGCTTCTGGTGGTCATCGGGATCATCGGGATTCTGGCCGGGATGTTGATGCCCTCGTTGGTCCGGGCCAAGCAAAAGGCCAATGCGGTCAAGTGCCTCAACCATCTCCGGCAACTCGAATTGTCGCTCACGATGTACGGGGACGAACACAATGGCGAGTTTCCCCTGCGCCGCCGCGAACCCACGCATTGGGTCAGCACGCTCAAACCTTACTACGTGGAGCCGGCAGTTCTGAAGTGCCCCAGCGACCGTTTTGGCCAGGACCGCAGTTACATCATTAATGGCTGGAACGATTACTTTCAATCGACCCTGGCGGCCGAAGATTACCAGGCGTTCACCAACTGGAGCTGGCCGCACGGCATGAAATCGGCCTGCATTCCCAATCCCGCCGAGACCATCACATTCGGCGAGAAGAAATCCACGTCCCGGCACGTCCACATGGATTTCAGCCAGGGCCGGGGCAACGACATTGAGCAAGTGGAGCAAGGCCGGCACGGCGGAGGCGGCCCGGAATCAGGCGGATCGAATTTCGCTTTCGCAGATGGAAGCATCCGGTTCCTTCGCTACGGCCATTCGCTCAAACCGGTCAATCTATGGGCCGTCACCGAAGAATGGCGAAACGCCACCGCGAAACTGCCATGA
- a CDS encoding alpha/beta hydrolase, which produces MNSRHEAKVTARVGKLPRNRFFGPWPLGRFNARLQRVRRSRVKAAVRTVFCRCGGAAASPHPRRLHRSAGWIKKPWRTLGWLASAIESAQRSLRSGTVCLAWLLLSFSADTFAGDASTRATFLKLIERPKVPLAPKISELPQTNGLLRFHFTYAADAQQRVPGILIKGASRGRRPVIISLHGTGGAKESQVAFLTNAVSKGFIGVAIDGRYHGERTQQGKGAAAYHEAILRAYQTGQEHPFLYDTVWDILRLIDYLETRDDVDAGRIGVIGFSKGGMETYLAAAVEPRIAVAVPCIGVQSFRWALEHDAWKSRMETIQPAVNAAAQEAGLELPDAEIVRKFYDRVVPGIYGPFDGPAMLPLIAPRPLLVINGEIDPRTPLPGVEECAAATRKAYAAQGAEEKFVLRIQKQTAHKVNPDSLQAAMEWFEKWLKATGEREK; this is translated from the coding sequence ATGAATTCACGACACGAAGCAAAGGTGACGGCGCGCGTTGGGAAACTTCCCAGGAACCGTTTCTTCGGACCGTGGCCTTTAGGCCGGTTCAACGCTCGCCTGCAGAGAGTGCGCCGAAGCCGCGTAAAGGCTGCAGTCCGCACGGTTTTCTGTCGATGCGGCGGCGCGGCAGCATCGCCCCACCCGCGACGATTGCATAGGTCGGCTGGCTGGATCAAAAAACCTTGGAGAACTCTCGGCTGGCTTGCGTCTGCAATCGAGTCGGCGCAACGTTCTTTGCGCTCCGGAACCGTATGCCTGGCGTGGCTGCTCTTGTCCTTCAGCGCGGACACTTTTGCCGGTGACGCCTCCACTCGCGCCACCTTTCTGAAACTCATCGAGCGGCCCAAGGTGCCTTTGGCTCCGAAGATCTCCGAGTTGCCTCAGACGAACGGACTTCTCCGATTCCATTTCACTTACGCCGCCGACGCGCAGCAACGGGTTCCCGGCATTTTGATCAAGGGAGCTTCCCGCGGTCGGCGCCCGGTCATCATTTCCCTGCACGGCACCGGCGGCGCCAAGGAGAGCCAGGTCGCCTTCCTGACCAATGCCGTGAGCAAAGGATTTATCGGTGTCGCCATCGATGGCCGCTATCACGGCGAGCGCACCCAACAAGGCAAGGGAGCAGCGGCTTATCACGAGGCTATTCTACGGGCGTACCAAACGGGACAGGAACATCCGTTTCTGTATGACACGGTCTGGGATATCCTCCGGCTGATCGATTACCTGGAGACCCGTGACGACGTAGATGCCGGGCGCATTGGCGTCATCGGATTCTCCAAAGGCGGCATGGAGACCTACCTGGCTGCCGCCGTCGAACCGCGCATTGCCGTGGCCGTTCCTTGTATCGGCGTTCAATCGTTCCGTTGGGCGCTCGAACACGACGCCTGGAAATCACGCATGGAAACGATTCAACCAGCCGTGAACGCCGCCGCCCAAGAAGCGGGACTGGAATTGCCGGATGCCGAGATCGTCCGCAAATTCTACGACCGCGTTGTTCCCGGGATTTACGGGCCGTTCGACGGCCCGGCCATGTTGCCCTTGATTGCGCCGCGACCGCTCCTGGTGATCAATGGCGAAATCGATCCGCGAACGCCCTTGCCGGGCGTGGAAGAATGCGCGGCGGCCACGCGGAAGGCGTATGCCGCGCAAGGCGCGGAAGAGAAATTTGTGCTTCGCATCCAGAAGCAGACCGCGCACAAGGTCAACCCGGATTCGCTCCAAGCCGCGATGGAATGGTTTGAAAAATGGCTCAAAGCAACAGGCGAGCGTGAGAAGTAG